In one window of Thermodesulfobacteriota bacterium DNA:
- the speD gene encoding adenosylmethionine decarboxylase: MKALGRHFLVDYHRCDPKVLNHKEKIKEVMIEAADICGAAVLESSFHNFSPQGVSGMVVIAESHIAIHTWPEFDYAAVDIFTCGTKVDPWKAYHHIKVCLDSRETNVREIERGEFTQIESRVVHGSI; the protein is encoded by the coding sequence TTGAAGGCCCTAGGGAGGCATTTTTTGGTAGACTACCATAGGTGTGACCCTAAAGTATTAAACCACAAGGAAAAGATAAAAGAAGTTATGATAGAAGCGGCAGATATTTGTGGAGCGGCAGTGCTGGAGAGTTCATTTCACAACTTCTCTCCTCAGGGCGTTAGTGGTATGGTGGTCATTGCTGAGTCTCATATTGCGATTCACACCTGGCCAGAATTCGATTACGCTGCCGTAGATATATTCACTTGTGGTACTAAGGTTGATCCTTGGAAGGCATATCATCATATAAAAGTTTGCTTAGACTCCAGGGAGACTAACGTCCGTGAAATTGAAAGAGGTGAATTTACCCAGATTGAAAGTAGGGTAGTTCATGGGTCTATATAG